The Spinacia oleracea cultivar Varoflay unplaced genomic scaffold, BTI_SOV_V1 SOVchr0_096, whole genome shotgun sequence genome includes the window ttgttcaattttattaaattcgaaTCCTTTTGATAAATTTAGCGTTTTGAAACCTTTGAATTGACATGTGAAAACAACTACATTGCAAATTGGGTTCTTGAATTGACTAAAAATGTGGGTGTTCGTGTTTGAATTTTCAATTGTGATTGTTATTTGCAATTTAGGGGTTTTCAATTGAGAAATCGAATACTAATAATTAGTTGTTTAACTGTTGCAGGATGTCGAGTGGGTCTCCTTGTGCTTCAAAAAAATGTTATTGTGGCATTCCATCCAAGATGTTGACATCGTGGACAACTGATAACCCGGGGAGGAAATTCTTGACTTGTAAGTTCTCTGATGTTCACACTGGTAGAAAAGGTTGTGGCTGGTTTTATTGGGTTGATCCTGATGTTGTGGAGTGGCAAAGAGTCGTGACGAATGAATTGATGGTGGAGAAGAGATTGCTGAAAACAGAGTTGAGGATCATGATGACTGAATTGCAGAAGTTAGAGGATGACAAAGCCCTTCTTGTTGCTGCCAATGAGAGGCTTGAAAGGATATGCACTGGTGGAGTGGCTGGAATGAAGGGGGGCAGAGGATAAGGGCCAACCAATTTCCCATTCTGTATTCTGGTTTGTTGTAGGATTAGTTGTTTGTTGTGTGTTGAAGTTTGTAATGAAGTTCCTCTAGTGTAAACGCGACAATGGAACGGGAAATTGGATGGAATGTAATGTAATCTATGTTGTTGACATTAGTTGACTCTAATCTTAATAATGGTAATTCTAGCTTATGACAATATCTTTTTGCATTAACTTGTGTTCGATTATTAGCTCCGTTTAATTATGTACCGATTAAAACTTGGTTAGTATACGTGCTCGTTTCACCTATCATTCACCACAGAGGATAAATCTATAAATTAGGTAAAGTAGCCTATAAACTCAAACAGTCCTCGAAGTCAACgggagtcaactttggtccatTGACTTAGTTTAAATGGAGGACAAATTTTTTTCAAATGAACCACACCTGAACATCATCTTATTTTCCTTAACAACAATTCAACAAGtgaacaacaagaacaacaacttGTTAAACCCGCACTTAACTGAAACGAGCCACGCGTGAGCCGAGCTCGAACATCAAATGTAATTAAGGGGCAAATGAATCTTTACACAGTGTTCCAATGTAAACCCTTGCACCTAATTAGAATTGTCATTGCCAAAATGTAACCTTGTTGCTAATTAGAAACCTTACTACTTGTTCAAAGGAATTACAACCAACAATACTTAAATATGCCACACTGGTTTCTTTGTGTCTGCAATTTTGGGTCTGATTTTTGGAGGGAGTGATGTTGAGGCTGATGAGTTGATGTTGGCTGGATGGACCTGGATGCTGACTTGCTGTCTGACCTGGTTGCTGACTTGAGGTCTGACTGAGTGGAGGAGGTTGATAACTCCCTGTCTGACTGGATTCAGGTGGAGCATTAAATGTGTGTTGCATGGTAGATGCACTTGAGTTTTGTGTTGTGGTTGAGTGACTGATTCAGCATTATACCTCTGCATACACAACAGAAAACACATATTGTTAATGACAACAGAAACACAGAAACGATTCAGCTCTAAACAACAGAAACAGTTGTAAATACATGACAAAAACTCACCCTAAAACTCTTGCAGCCCTCTTGTTTCTCGTCAGCAACAACCCAGGGTTCTTGGAGGATCCTCCCTGGTTCCTTGGGCTGAATAACCCCAGGTGGATTATTGCACTTTCTCTGTTGTGGCCTGGTTGTTTAAGTTTGAGAAGTTATTCGGCTTTTTTCCCTCGCTTACAAACCCTCTCCTCAGCATCCTCACTGCTTCTTTCTTCTCTTATGTGACTGGGGCCTTCCTGGCATTTTCCCTAACAGTGGAGGCAAAGGTCGAGGCAATCTGTTTTCTTCACTGCTTCATCCGGGTATTGGCTTGATATGAGGCGAGTAAGTTGCTAAGTATTTGGCCTTTTGAGTAACACTCATGAACAAAATCTTCAGGCCTCCACCTCTCTTCACAATAGATGCATAAGCATGTGGACATGGTATTCCCGTTAACTCCCACCTAAAGCATGTGCATGTCAACTCCTTCAAATCTACCACATGCCTATCAAAAGCAGTTTCCACCTCCCACTCATCTAATCTAGAAGGAAAGACTATACAATTCAAAGATGCTTCATAAACCCAAGCTAAAACCTTCTCAACAAATGGCATAAACCTCCCCTCATACTTTTGTATACCCTCCCACTTCTCAGCATTCCTTCTCATTATGTACCTCCTAATCCAATCTAGGCAGGTTATTATTGGTTTATCCCTAGCTTCCGTTATCACAGCATTAAATGTCTCACAAAGGTTGTTGAGCAACATGTTAGACCTAGAATTCGATCCAAATGCATGTCTACACCAATGCACAGGAGGTATGCCACTCAAGTAGTTATACGCATCCTCGTTTAGCTCTTTGATTTCAGCCATGTAAGAATCATGCCAATGCTATACATttaacaaacaaaaacaaggaTGACATCAACAAACAATAACAAATGCTATACATTTATACATTTAGTGCGACTAAGTCCCGACTCGGGTACGTGTCCAAGTCACGATTCGGAAACGTGTCCAAGAAGCATGCTTTACTTTTCTACCCTAAA containing:
- the LOC130465197 gene encoding uncharacterized protein, encoding MSSGSPCASKKCYCGIPSKMLTSWTTDNPGRKFLTCKFSDVHTGRKGCGWFYWVDPDVVEWQRVVTNELMVEKRLLKTELRIMMTELQKLEDDKALLVAANERLERICTGGVAGMKGGRG